The segment CAACTGGCCGGAGACATTGGTACGCCCCCGCTTTCGTAGACGGTTAGCTGCTGGATTTTGAGTTAGCCGCCTCGAACATCATTGGCGCAAGGCCACCCAGATGTCCATGTCGGCGTTGCCGGTTGTAGAAAATCTCGATGTAATCGAACACATCGCTGCGTGCTTCCTC is part of the Dyella jiangningensis genome and harbors:
- a CDS encoding IS3 family transposase encodes the protein EEARSDVFDYIEIFYNRQRRHGHLGGLAPMMFEAANSKSSS